The nucleotide sequence ATCGGGTTTTTTTCCTCCCATTAAATCCCCAAAATAAACACAAGCTCCTTCCCCTAATGCCCAAGTATAAGCAGCAGCCCAAGACGCAGCAATCACACTGCCAAAACCGGGGATAAATTTAATTAATTCTCGGCCGATCATTTGGGCTAAAAATCCTCCGGCGATCGCACTCACTAACCCTCCCGCTTGAGAAGGATTTAAGGTTTTTCCATAGAGATTTCCTAATAATACCACCAGAGAAACTTGTAAGGCTGTTAATACGGGCATGGTGGCAAAGGGAAGGGGAACAGCCGCAACGGTTGCCGCCATAATACTAAAGGCTAAAATATAGCGTCTTCCGACATCTCGATAGATATTTCCCAGTTGATCATCAACCTCTCCATTTAATAATTGATGAATGGTTCTCGCTTCGGCTTCAGGAAGCAAATCGGCTAAGGTATCCCGCAAAGCTTCTAATCCATAAAATACAGGGGTATAGCCATCTTCTTCTAAGGTAAAGTCAATTAAAACTGCCTGATCATATAATCCTTTAAAGGCGATTTTTAAGGCTTCAAAGGCTCGATTAATATCTTCAAAATCGGGAGGATAAATCGGATGATTATCAATTTGGGGAGGATAAAGTTCATGGAGACAAGTAACGGCTAATAAACAGGGAATATTCGGATATTTTTGCCGTAAACTCTGGGCAATCGTTCGTAAGGTATCTGTGGCAAAATCATTAATTTTAACGGTTAAAATTAAAACTCTCGCTCCTGGGCTTTCTTGTTGTAAATCTCCGATTAATTCTTGAATAATCAGATCAGTATTTTGATTAATATCCCCTAAGCCAACGGTATCTTTAAAAATCAATAAGGGTAAATCATTAGAGGGATAGGCATAACGTTGAGTATGTTGAGTATGGGGACGAAATCCTTGACCCACAATTTCGGCTGAAACCCCCGTTAATCCTCGAACAATTGAGCTTTTTCCCGCTTGTGGTTTACCAATTAATAAAGCTTCTGTGGTAGGAAGTTCGGCGCGAACAGTTTCTAAAATTTCGGCAATTTGAGTTTCATTAACACTAAACCATTGTACAAAGGTTTTAGCAATTTGATCGGCCGGAAATAGCCCTTTTAATTGTTCCGTTGTCCAATTCCAACGGGCTGTCATCTCCTCTATCCAAGAGGAATTAACCGATGTCGGTGGATGGGACGTTTCCGTCACTGGGGAGGGGGTTTGAGAATCCGGGGTTTGAGTCATAGGTCAGGTCTGATATTTTCTACTTTGATATTTATTCTAGTTTAAAATTAAAATCCTATTCCTTGGTTTCGGTTATCCTCCCCGTTGTTTCCCCCGAATTCAGACCCTTAAAATAAAATTAGGGTAGGTGATACCTACCCCAGCTTCTCAATCTGACATTATCTTATTTAAACAACGTCCTGAGATGTTATTCTCGATAGCCGGGACGAGTGGTAACATTCGGATCTCGATAGGTTTCGTGATGGGTTTTAGGTTTGCGAAATAAATTTGCTAAACCAATTAATCCCAGAAGTCCTAACCAACCCCAGTTATTATTATCATCTGTTGTTTCTTGAAACGGAGTGGTATCGAGCGTTGGACTATTGGGATTAGTTTGAGCTTGAGCAGGCAAGGAGGCAGGAAATACAGCTAAACTTAAAGCAATTATTCCTGCACCCAAAAGCTGTTGCACAGACGGTTTAATTTTCATGAGTGATCCTCTATATTAGTAGCGGTTTGGTGCTTCATCGGTGGTACGATAACGAGTGGAAGGTTCTTCATTTTTACGCGCTAAACCGGCTAAACCAATTAAACCGAGAAGACCCAACCAACCCCAATCAAAATCCCGATCTCCTGCCGTTGCACTGTAGGGTATTGTGTTGTTATTATCTATTCCTGTATCGGTCGGTGCGGTTTGAGCAGAAGCAGACAGTGTAGAAGGAAGAACTGCTAAACTTAAAGCTAAGGCAGTGGCACTGACTAATTTGGGTAAAGAATTGAGTTTCATGAATCAATCTCCTTGAATATTTGCTCGGTTATAGTGTGAATAAACGATTTAGAATGTAAATCGTATTTCAGCAATATAAGCGATGTTTTCAATGTACGGTATTCGGGTAGCTATTTCCTCCCTCTTTAGCCATAAATAAAGCGAAGTGGAGTTAAAACTAAAGAGATAGATTCCCTGTCAATTATTGCCATCTGGAATTTGATACTTCCTGACAGTAAAACTCTCTATCTAAATCCTAATCCTAAAATCCCTGAGAAATAATCAAAAATTTCCTTTTACCCCCCACCTTTGATAAATAAGAAATTTTTTAGGTCACAGTTTACCTGAATTCAGAACAGATTTTAACAAAAAAACAATTAATAGGTGATTAGAAGTGCAAATTAGGGAATTTAAGGTAATATAGCTAAATTAACCCTCATTAGATCTTGCCAATCATTAATTTATGTTGATATTTACAGGATTAGGGTATCACTATAGTTTATCCCAAATGTTAGATCAACAAGATTAATGAGCGATTTGACTCTCTCAATGGGGATTGTCCCTCAGCAAAAAACAGCCCGGTTTGAAAGCCTGTCCACAATCTGACCCTGATGCCTTTTCTCACATTACTCGGCTGGATGAACTGAAGGGGAACAATCTTAGAACAGAGCTAACGGGTTTAATCGGAATAGTATGCTAATAGTAGCGTACTTATTCGCAAGTAGTGTTAGTCTTGAGGTAGCGCAATTTAACATACTCATGGTAACAAAGAATATCAGGGCCGTTACTTACGTTCCACCGGACTATCATAAAAAGCTGCGTCAGTATATGAAACGGCATAACTTAACTGAAAGTGCAGCTTTAGTCCAGATGATCAAACAGTTCTTTGATGGGGAACAACCTCAACTCAATTCTGAACTGCGAACGGAGGTCGAAGAAATTGTACAAGACCAACTGAAACTGCTCAAAGGAGATATTGACCTTTTAAAAGGGCAAATCGCCTTGATGCAGCAGTTATTAGACAAAAAAACCTCGGCTGAAAGCACCCGTCGAGCCGCAAATTCTGCTAATAATAATCATCCCAGAGGTTTACTGCGGTTGACACCCAAAACCGAGGAAGAACTCACTCGTCGTTTAGGGGTAAATACAGGAAATGTTGCCAAAGAATTTGACAAAGGTGTGGAACATTTTAGTCATTGGAGTCAACAAAAAGATCCCAGTGGTATTGGTTGGCATAGACGAGGTGATGGCTTGTACTATCCTGTTTAAATAACTACACCATATCGCATTTTTTTCTAATAACCTGCTACCACTAGGAATATTAAATTATGAGTTGTTTGAATGATTAGGGTGTAGCCAAAATTTAGGGTTTGCACCCTGATCAACTAACCCTCATAATTGCCTTAAAAGATTAATTTAGGGTCAAAATCCTTTGATTTTAGTTAACGCCAGAACTGATTATTAATCCTCTATTTCTACCCAAACTGTAACCGCAGCAACGGCAATTAACATTTCATCATTTTTGTCTTTAAATTCTTCAATTGCCCGTCCTTGTACCACCATTCCCCCAGTTTCAACGGTAATCTTTTTCTGTCCAAAGGGTAAAACAGCTAACACTTCTTCGGTTCTCACTTGTTCAGGATAGGGAACTGCAACTTGCACTTCTACGATCATTTCATTGGGATGATTTAACCCCGCAACTTCCCAAATTCCAGGTAAGGCATTATGGGCGATCGCATTTCTAACCGCCCTAGCTGCGGCGATGGTGGGTTCCTGTCCATGTTGATCAATACCCATCCCCATTTCAATCACAAATCGTTTTTTAGCCATAATTTTTCCGGGTGGTTTTTAACTCTATTTTATTTTAGGATACCTGATGACTAATGGCTTGATTTGTATATTCAGGACAGTCAGAATCAGGGATAGTTTCTAAACACTCAACTTCCACGTTCATTTGATTCATTTCTACATCGCCAAAAATGGTAGCAAAGGCAATATCTGCCGCATCTCGTCCCGTTCCAATTTTAATTAATCCATTCAAAGGCGCCAGACGAGTCGCATCAAATAAATACCAGCGATCGCCTAAATACGCTTCAAAATAAGCATGAAAATCAGGAGGTTGGAGTTTATAAGCATAGCCCGATGCAAATCGAGCCGGAATATTTAAAGCTCGACAAAAGGCAATTCCTAAATGGGCAAAATCTCGACAAACTCCCGCCCGTTCTGTTACCGTATCAAAAGCAGAAGTATGTTGATCACTACTCCCCGATAAATAAGTAACGTTATCATAAATCCAATTACAAATTGCCGTAATTCGGGAATAATCCGGTACTAAATGACCAAATTCTGATTGAGCAAATCGCATTAATCGATCCGATTGACAATAGCGACTCGGATAAATATATTGTAAAAGTTCTAAGGGGAGTTGAGCAATGGGAACTTCATTAATTGTTGCTGGATTTGTCTCCTCATAAATAACATCCACCAGGGCTTGATAAGATAAACGTAAATTTCCCGCAGGCACATTAATCCGAATATAACGATTATCTAAAATCGGATTAACATATTCTTCAAAATTGAGATCAGGATCTAATTGTAGACGTTCTTCTAATATCTGTTGATTTTGAGTTTTAGCAACATTGACATTGAAAATCAACGTACTATTGTCCCTGACTTCATACTCTAATTCACAACTGACTTTAAATTTCATAATCTCTATCCTAATCCCGATCCGTTGTTGTGATTTATTTCTCTTTTTTAACTAACCTTAACTGATATCGATATAACGTTACCGGATGACCACTAGCGGCAAAGAAATTTGGATCTTTAGGAGATAAATAAACCGCCGTCACTTGCTCCCCAACAATCGATTTCACTTGCGATTGTGCTCCCATTCCCTCAAATTCTGCCTGGTAAGCCGTGGTTGTTTCCACTTCATTCAAATAAATTAAAGAAGGACTTTCAAACACCTGCTGACTAATTTCTGTGGCAATAAATTGATCATCACTCGGCATCTCATAACTCCGACCTGTTACCGTTGAAATCAGTTGCAAATTTCCGGGTAAAACCGTTATTTGACGATTGGGGTTAGTGGGATCAACCTTGACAGATAAAATTGCATTTTCTCCCAAAGTTGCTTGACTTATATTAAACCCATTAAAGGCGCGATCGCCCACTATCTTAGGATAGATTTTGCCATCATTTTGTTGATCTGAATCCTGTTGAGGGAAAAATAAACTTAAGGGAAAAATCTGTAACTTGGGTAACAATTCAACCGCTTTAAATCTAACCTGAAACTGAATCGGTTGATTCAGCCGTTTTGAATTATTTTTAAATCCAGGAGTCGTAATCTTAGGAGCTAGAGGAGCAACCCGATCCACTAATGTACTCGTAACCTCCCATTCTCCCTCCATCCATTCAGGATAATATAAATCTCCCGTCGCCGCTTGAACTGTTGGTTTATGATTCCAGTTGGGAAACGCGGATAAACGGTCTGCTAATTGTCCGGCTTGAGCTTCAGTTTCTCCCAGAATTAAACCCCAAATTAAACCCACAATTAAAATCAATTTTTTCATTGTTTCTCAAAGTTTTAGAATCCGTAGGGGCGAGGTTTTCTCGCCCAAAACTATAGCGCTACGCGCAAGGGAACAGGGAACAGTAAGATGAGAATTCAGAAATCTCCTAACCGTAATGGGTAGGGCTATATAACCGTTTTCAAATGTTCCAAATTTCCGAATCAACCCTACAAACTTTCTAGGGGAACAGGTTCCCAAATTTCCCCATATTGTTCTTTTAACCCTTGCCAATTTTCTATTTGTCCCGGTTCATATTCTCCGGGTTTTCCCCATTGTAAAAATGCACTTAAGGCGACTTCATGTTGTTCATTCAGGAACCGGATAGCATAAGTGGTAAAATTCCCTCGCTTGGCTTCTCCCGTTTCAAATTTCACCTGTTTAATTTGATCCATATTCAGATGAAATTCAAAGCCATCGGTGTGCATATTGGCATATTTTCCTTTGGGTAATTCAGCATAAAATAGCTTCTCTAGTTTTGTTCTGACTTCCAATACGGCGGAACTACTGGTCACAATTAACCGTAAAGTTCCTAAATTTTCGCAGGCTTCTAAAAATTCTTTGAGATGACTCATGGTTTAAGTTCCCAATTTAATTCGTTTTTAAGACTTAATTTTACTCGAATTTTGGGAACTTCAGCTTAATTTTTTTTTAATATAGCAGTCGCAAAGGAAGTTATTCAGCAAAGCAAGGGCGGTGAACTCTTTTTCTCCGGTGTTCCCTGTTCCCTGTTCCCTGTTCCCTGTTCCCTGCTATAGATTTTTTGCCATCTCTTTTAGTTGACTTTTTCATGTTTTTCATACGCCGCCACAATGCGCTGTACTAAGGAATGACGCACCACATCCGCTTGAGAAAATTCACAGAAAGCAATTCCTTCAACATTTTTTAAGATTTTTAATGCCGCCGTTAACCCCGATGTTTGATTCGGAAGTAAATCCGTTTGGGTAATATCTCCTGTTACCACCATCCGAGAACGGAACCCTAAGCGAGTTAATACCATTTTCATTTGAGCCGGAGTTGTATTTTGGGCTTCATCTAAAATAATAAAAGAATTGTTTAACGTCCGACCCCGCATATAAGCCAGGGGAGCCACTTCAATTACCCCTCTTTCCATTAAATTCGCCGCTTTTTCTGGGTCGATTAATTCATAAAGAGCATCATATAACGGCCGTAAATAGGGATTAACTTTTTGTTGTAAATCTCCGGGTAAAAACCCTAATCTTTCCCCAGCTTCCACCGCCGGACGAGTTAAAATTAACCGTTCATATTGGTCAGATAATAACGCTTGTAAGGCTAAAATTGCCGCTAAATAGGTTTTCCCTGTTCCCGCAGGGCCAATACAAAAAATTAAATCCTGAGTCCGCATCGCCTGAACATATTGACGTTGGCGAAAGGTTTTGGCGCGAACTTCCAGTCCTCGCCGTGTTTTTGCTAAAACATCACGCTGAATTTCTTTAAAGGTATCCTCTTGATGGGTATTAATGGCATGACGCGCCGTGAGGATATCCACAGAACTAATTGGTTTTCCGTCTTTCCAAAACTCTTTTAAAGATTCAACTAATTTTTCACACAATTGAATTTGGCTGGCCGTTCCACTCACGAGCAATTCTTGTCCTCGCATCACCAGTTGAGCACCCGTTTGTTGAGATAGGGTTTTCAGATTATCTTCTTGATAGCCAGAAAGTGCCATTGCACTTTCAACACTCGGTAACTGAAGGGTTAATCGCTCAGTCATTAGATATAGCAGGGAACAGGGAACAGGGAACAGGGAACAGGGAACACCAGATCTGGGATAATACTTCTGGCTGTTTCATCTCAGTTGTAAATTATTACAACCTATTTGGGATTGCTATATAAAGTTTTGATCACTCAATTGCCGATAGTTAAGAGCAGGCTGGCTTGACTGACTGAATATTGAGGTTGGGGGAAACGGTTGGGCAAAACCGTCTGAGTTGCCCGAACCTAATTTTGCCCAACATGAGAAAATCGTTTTAACGGGTTAATCCGTCCTCAGCAGGAGTTAGAGCTTCACGGCTGAGAACAGACTAAACAAAACGTTATTGCTCATATCTTCGGTTCAAACGCGGCTTAGAAGGGGAGGAGCGTGATGGACGAGTCTGCTCTGAATATCGCCCCGGAGAACGATGATTAAAAGTCTCTCTCGTCTCTCTCGGTTCCCGTTCCTGATAAGATTCATCGGATTCAGAGTCGTTATAGATATCCAAATAAACCGTTTCACTTGACGCCTTCGCCAGTGCCGTTAAAACCATACGAATGGCTTGAATATTGCGTCCACCGCGACCATAAACCCGCCCCTTATCTTCGGCTTCCACCGCCAACCGAACCCAAGTTTTGCGGATGCTAGAAAAATGTTCACAATCGACCCGAAGGGATTCTGGAAATTCCAGAAACGGCTCGATTAAAAACCGCACCAGTTCGTCATAATTGGGATTAGACTGCGGACTCTGCGGTAATAGGTTCGGATTGGACTCCAGATTTGAGTTGTTCAAAAACATTGGCTTTTCTTAGGATGCTACGCACAGTTTCAGTCGGTTGCGCCCCTTGTTGTAAGCGACGGACAATACCAGGGACATCCAATCGAACTTCATCGGTTCTGGGATTGTAGAAGCCCAGTTCTTCTAGTGGACGACCATCTCGGCGACACAAGCTGTGCATCGCCACAATGCGGTAACTAGCTTCCCGCTTTTTTCCGAATCTTTTTAAACGCAGTTTGATCATTATTGACTCAAAACACTTCTCTAGGAATTGTAAGCTATTTTTTAACAACCGAGTCATTTGTTTAGGGAAACTTTAGCCAACACTGGCTGTATGGGCAATTCACCCTCCGACTCTGACTCACCCCTTAGCACGAACAGCCCCTATCTACCCATGTCTTTATCCCGATTATCCCATTGGATTAACCTGAAAAAAAATAGTCGTAAACTTCTGCTCTCTGCCTTGGGTATTATTGCCCTGATCTTAATTTTACAGTTTGGGAACAGTTTCCGCACCCCAACCCCTAAAAAAAGTTTATCGATTTATCAACCTCTAACTGAAATTCCCGCCACCGCCCAAAAAGTTACCGTTGGGGTTCCTTATTACTTTATCCCATCTATGTTGACTCTCGGATTATTCTTCCCGTCACCGCCCTATTAACCATTGTTTTTCTGCAACAATCCTATTCCGATGCTTTACCTGATGTTGGCTATTTGGTATTATTAGATAAAATCTATGCCTTAGTCTATGTTTTGATTATTGCGGGAATTTTAGAAACCATTATTACCGCCGATTGGATTAAAAGTGAAGATCCTGAATCTCTTGTCCGAGTCAAAAAACTTGATCGAGGCTTTCTAATCGCAAATATCATAATTTTATCCGGGGGAATGTCCTATTTTTGCTATTTTAAAATAATCATTCTTCTAATTATTATTGTGGGCGATTAACTCGAATTAACTTATTAAGTAAGGTGGTTTCATAAGCAATTGCTTGATTAATTCTATCTGCTAGTCTTTCTATATTTCGATCATTGGTACAAACAATAATACCAGCATGATTATGATTTTGAGAATGGAGTTTAATAAAATCACGACGGTTTTGTGTTATAATAGCACGCTCATTGTTAATAGCAAATTCTAAAACTTCAGGGTCAGATAATCCAGCGTTACCTGCTTCTTGTACCGTGAGAATATTATGGTTTAGATCACGCAATAATATTACAACAGGTAACGGAAACTGTTCATCTGCATAAAGATTAGCCATTCCTCAACTCTCTACTACATTTATTCTTCTTGTTCTTTTAATGCTTGTTCAATTTCTTCAGAATACGCTTCTGCATAAACCCAAATATTCAACAAATCAGCCGCCGTTAAATGGGGATATAATTGCAAAATTTCTGCATCCGTCGCACCTTGATGGCGTAAACTTACAAATAGCCAAACGGGAAGACGAGTATTAGCAATACAAGCATCTCCACCCATTACCCCAGGAGTTTTGGTAATTCCCCGTGAACCATTGCTTAAAGTCTGAGTTAACGCTTGAATGACTTCCGCTTTTTCAATTAGAGTCAGAGACAAAAGTTGAGTTTGGAATTCAGTTAGAGTCATATTAATATAATACAGCACAGTTAAGGATATTTTATCATTTTTATCCTGTTATCTGTCCTATTTCTAAATTCTTTGAGTTAAAATGCGATCGCTTATTCTTCATCAGCCAAATAATCAACCTTCAAAACTGCTTCTAAATTAAACGGACATTCATCAGAGAAAACACTAACTTTTAATTGAGTTTCTGTTGCTGCATCCTGACGCGCATCTTGATAACATTCTGCAAAAATTTCTTGACCATATCCCCTTAAACTGGGGCTATCTTTAAACAAAATTAACAAACGTCGTCGATGCTCAACAATTGTACTCCTCCAACTTCGAGATCGTTTATTCGGTTGATATTTATATTTAAGTAAGTGTATTAACAAAACTGTTAAATTACTTTGAACAGATCGTTTCTCACTCCTCCCCATACTTTCTAACTCAGCAATTAAATTTTTAAGATCAATCTCTTGAAATTGGTTATGCTGTAATTGTTCTACAGTTTTCTGAATCCATAAATAATAATCTTGGTCATAAAGGGTTAATTGATTTAGATTGGGTTGATAGAGTTGAGAATTCATAATAATATTGTTTGTTAAAATAAAGCTAAAAACAGGGATAAAAATCTATTTTTATTTGATCTATTATTGCATGATATTCCATGCTTCCCGATTGAGTTCACGCAAAGGAGGTAAGTCATTAACAGCATCTTTAAAGGCTTGGTTTTCTTCAAATATATCTCGTAATGTTAGTAGATGAATTGTAAAACGTTCAATATCAGGAAACTCAAGAAGACGATTTTTAAAACCCGCTTTAGGATTGGATCTTGTTGGTGATGTATAACCCACTCCAGCTAACATTACACCAATATCAGCACGATGCCGTATTAGACAAGAATGTAAAACGTCTGCTTCTTTTGCTTCTAAATTTTTGTTTTCTAACTTTGATTGAAAATAAATTTTTAACCCATTAATATAACCTTCTCCATCAACGCCACCATCACTTCCAGCAGGGCCAGGAGTTAACCCTAAACAATACGCAAAACGACGACCTAATTCTTGTTTGGTGGCTGTATCACTCAAAATAATACCCTGAATTACAGCATTTATAACTTTATAATTGCTCATTATTTTTCCTTTGAAATTTCGCTTGTTTTTTCCAATTCTCTTACAGTACAGTTATTTTGATAGAGTAAACGAATCCCTAAAATTGCACAATCATTAACTCTTTCTTCCATTCCAATTTTTTTAATTTTATGTAATGTAACTATATCTAGCTTTAGATTATATAAAACTGAAGAATCTGAATTTGAATTTCCTCCTAATCCACCCATTTTTTGAATAATTTCATCAAGATTTAATTTTAATCTATTAATACAATAATAAACATACTCTATTGAATATTCTATCATGGCTGCCCGACTCATTCTAATTGCTGATGTTAATTCCATCAACTTTTGGTTATCTGTATTTAATATTTTAATAGTAAATTCTTTGATTTGATCTTCGTTCTCTAATTCTTCATTGAGTTGTATCCCTTTTTTAATAGCTTCATCTACTTTTTTGCTGTTCTTCTTGATGTTAATCACTTTTTTATCAGATAAATCTTGATTAAGCCCTGATTTTGTTTCTTTTGAACTCATTGTCTTACCTCTTTTCTAAATATTAATTAATAAGTCTTCAAAATAGTTTTCTAGCTCTTGGTATTCTGAATATTCCCAAATATATTTTTTAGTTAAATATACAGCTTTTTGCATTGGATCTTGAACGTTAATCATCTCTGAAGCCACCCTGCATTGGCTAGGCTTATCTTCTATACTATTAACTTGTTCTTGTACTTCATCAGCACTAATTCCCAAGGGTACGACAAAAACTTCAGGTGTAAAAGTGGCTTTTGCCTCCATCTCAAAAATTATATTTAAAGTTGGTTCAAGATTATTCAAGCCTTTATACCTCTGGGATGAACTGATGGGGATGAAGATGATATGAGGATCACTGCTCAAAATAACTTGAACAATATTAGCTAAGGGTGTATTCATATCAAGAACAACATAATCATATTTTTCTATTTTAACAAACTTTTTCAGACGTTTTCGATTAGGGTTTGTTATAACTGATATCCCTGGTCTTGTATCTACTGAAACTGAATTAGAGTCAGATTCTTCATTAGGCTCTTCACCGACATAAAACTTCCAAGAATCTGCTTGATCATCACAATCTATTAGTAAAACATCTCCTCTTTTAGAAAGAACTCCTGCTAAATGAACAGCTAAGGTCGTTTTACCCACACCACCACTATTATGCGTACAGAGAATAACTTTCATTACAGTATTACTACGTTTTTAGTAAATACACTATCTCGTTCAGTATAACATCAAATGACATTAATCGTTTAGATAGAGATTTATTTTATAGTTTAACTGTTTTTGTTAGGATGCGGGGCGATCGCTATCTATTAACTTACAACCGTAGCTTGACCAAGGTAATAACTTTTTCTCTACTAACAGTTAAAAATCCCTCTAAAAAATCATCAATAGACTCTCCCGCCTCTAAATAGTCAAATAGCGTTTGTATGGGAACTCTCGTCCCTAGAAATACTGGAGTTCCCCCCATGATTTCCGTAGATATACTAATTATCGATGAATTCTCAGACATGATTTTAGCCTCAAATTAGATTAATAGTTTAAGTATCGCTTATAATTATAAGTTGTTGAGACAACGGGAAAAAGAGTTATAGCAATGAGTAGGTTAATGTTTAC is from Planktothrix serta PCC 8927 and encodes:
- a CDS encoding YcjF family protein yields the protein MTQTPDSQTPSPVTETSHPPTSVNSSWIEEMTARWNWTTEQLKGLFPADQIAKTFVQWFSVNETQIAEILETVRAELPTTEALLIGKPQAGKSSIVRGLTGVSAEIVGQGFRPHTQHTQRYAYPSNDLPLLIFKDTVGLGDINQNTDLIIQELIGDLQQESPGARVLILTVKINDFATDTLRTIAQSLRQKYPNIPCLLAVTCLHELYPPQIDNHPIYPPDFEDINRAFEALKIAFKGLYDQAVLIDFTLEEDGYTPVFYGLEALRDTLADLLPEAEARTIHQLLNGEVDDQLGNIYRDVGRRYILAFSIMAATVAAVPLPFATMPVLTALQVSLVVLLGNLYGKTLNPSQAGGLVSAIAGGFLAQMIGRELIKFIPGFGSVIAASWAAAYTWALGEGACVYFGDLMGGKKPDPQKIQTVMKEAFKTAKERFKGINESK
- a CDS encoding WGxxGxxG family protein yields the protein MKIKPSVQQLLGAGIIALSLAVFPASLPAQAQTNPNSPTLDTTPFQETTDDNNNWGWLGLLGLIGLANLFRKPKTHHETYRDPNVTTRPGYRE
- a CDS encoding WGxxGxxG family protein, whose translation is MKLNSLPKLVSATALALSLAVLPSTLSASAQTAPTDTGIDNNNTIPYSATAGDRDFDWGWLGLLGLIGLAGLARKNEEPSTRYRTTDEAPNRY
- a CDS encoding Lin0512 family protein, coding for MAKKRFVIEMGMGIDQHGQEPTIAAARAVRNAIAHNALPGIWEVAGLNHPNEMIVEVQVAVPYPEQVRTEEVLAVLPFGQKKITVETGGMVVQGRAIEEFKDKNDEMLIAVAAVTVWVEIED
- a CDS encoding transglutaminase-like domain-containing protein; the protein is MKFKVSCELEYEVRDNSTLIFNVNVAKTQNQQILEERLQLDPDLNFEEYVNPILDNRYIRINVPAGNLRLSYQALVDVIYEETNPATINEVPIAQLPLELLQYIYPSRYCQSDRLMRFAQSEFGHLVPDYSRITAICNWIYDNVTYLSGSSDQHTSAFDTVTERAGVCRDFAHLGIAFCRALNIPARFASGYAYKLQPPDFHAYFEAYLGDRWYLFDATRLAPLNGLIKIGTGRDAADIAFATIFGDVEMNQMNVEVECLETIPDSDCPEYTNQAISHQVS
- a CDS encoding DUF6816 family protein; the encoded protein is MKKLILIVGLIWGLILGETEAQAGQLADRLSAFPNWNHKPTVQAATGDLYYPEWMEGEWEVTSTLVDRVAPLAPKITTPGFKNNSKRLNQPIQFQVRFKAVELLPKLQIFPLSLFFPQQDSDQQNDGKIYPKIVGDRAFNGFNISQATLGENAILSVKVDPTNPNRQITVLPGNLQLISTVTGRSYEMPSDDQFIATEISQQVFESPSLIYLNEVETTTAYQAEFEGMGAQSQVKSIVGEQVTAVYLSPKDPNFFAASGHPVTLYRYQLRLVKKEK
- a CDS encoding ChuX/HutX family heme-like substrate-binding protein, which produces MSHLKEFLEACENLGTLRLIVTSSSAVLEVRTKLEKLFYAELPKGKYANMHTDGFEFHLNMDQIKQVKFETGEAKRGNFTTYAIRFLNEQHEVALSAFLQWGKPGEYEPGQIENWQGLKEQYGEIWEPVPLESL
- a CDS encoding PhoH family protein; the protein is MTERLTLQLPSVESAMALSGYQEDNLKTLSQQTGAQLVMRGQELLVSGTASQIQLCEKLVESLKEFWKDGKPISSVDILTARHAINTHQEDTFKEIQRDVLAKTRRGLEVRAKTFRQRQYVQAMRTQDLIFCIGPAGTGKTYLAAILALQALLSDQYERLILTRPAVEAGERLGFLPGDLQQKVNPYLRPLYDALYELIDPEKAANLMERGVIEVAPLAYMRGRTLNNSFIILDEAQNTTPAQMKMVLTRLGFRSRMVVTGDITQTDLLPNQTSGLTAALKILKNVEGIAFCEFSQADVVRHSLVQRIVAAYEKHEKVN
- a CDS encoding KH domain-containing protein; its protein translation is MRFLIEPFLEFPESLRVDCEHFSSIRKTWVRLAVEAEDKGRVYGRGGRNIQAIRMVLTALAKASSETVYLDIYNDSESDESYQEREPRETRETFNHRSPGRYSEQTRPSRSSPSKPRLNRRYEQ
- the rpsP gene encoding 30S ribosomal protein S16 → MIKLRLKRFGKKREASYRIVAMHSLCRRDGRPLEELGFYNPRTDEVRLDVPGIVRRLQQGAQPTETVRSILRKANVFEQLKSGVQSEPITAESAV
- a CDS encoding DUF5615 family PIN-like protein, with the translated sequence MANLYADEQFPLPVVILLRDLNHNILTVQEAGNAGLSDPEVLEFAINNERAIITQNRRDFIKLHSQNHNHAGIIVCTNDRNIERLADRINQAIAYETTLLNKLIRVNRPQ
- a CDS encoding DUF433 domain-containing protein, producing MTLTEFQTQLLSLTLIEKAEVIQALTQTLSNGSRGITKTPGVMGGDACIANTRLPVWLFVSLRHQGATDAEILQLYPHLTAADLLNIWVYAEAYSEEIEQALKEQEE
- a CDS encoding DUF29 domain-containing protein, whose product is MNSQLYQPNLNQLTLYDQDYYLWIQKTVEQLQHNQFQEIDLKNLIAELESMGRSEKRSVQSNLTVLLIHLLKYKYQPNKRSRSWRSTIVEHRRRLLILFKDSPSLRGYGQEIFAECYQDARQDAATETQLKVSVFSDECPFNLEAVLKVDYLADEE
- a CDS encoding ParA family protein gives rise to the protein MKVILCTHNSGGVGKTTLAVHLAGVLSKRGDVLLIDCDDQADSWKFYVGEEPNEESDSNSVSVDTRPGISVITNPNRKRLKKFVKIEKYDYVVLDMNTPLANIVQVILSSDPHIIFIPISSSQRYKGLNNLEPTLNIIFEMEAKATFTPEVFVVPLGISADEVQEQVNSIEDKPSQCRVASEMINVQDPMQKAVYLTKKYIWEYSEYQELENYFEDLLINI
- a CDS encoding DUF433 domain-containing protein, which translates into the protein MSENSSIISISTEIMGGTPVFLGTRVPIQTLFDYLEAGESIDDFLEGFLTVSREKVITLVKLRL